The following proteins are encoded in a genomic region of Acidobacteriota bacterium:
- a CDS encoding zf-HC2 domain-containing protein, whose product MKKDCLDIGIIQAFLDGELAHDQSARVSGHIAACDACALMLANAEDESAVVFPALEREFNTLVPTQRLWNKINAEIETERENARFWTKAWAFISVSLMNPSFAAAAGLLIVFGLVSVVWMSRTSPVGDKVASGPSTISKPASTGGSPPAERVISNEPAPAAIRTSAPVRADRLIPMAAVITERRPNIGNSSTAAAILPGEESYVRTIASLSKTVETQKDTVLRPGERIAYERDMALVNDAITKMRAEVRRDPKNDSAKQVLYSSYQNKIDLLNSVSQKEELLVSLK is encoded by the coding sequence ATGAAGAAAGATTGTTTAGACATCGGTATTATTCAGGCCTTTTTGGATGGTGAACTTGCTCACGACCAATCGGCCCGGGTTTCCGGTCATATAGCGGCATGTGATGCGTGTGCATTAATGCTCGCCAACGCCGAGGATGAATCGGCCGTCGTATTCCCTGCTCTCGAACGCGAATTCAACACACTCGTCCCTACGCAGCGTCTGTGGAACAAGATCAACGCCGAGATCGAAACGGAACGCGAAAACGCACGGTTCTGGACAAAGGCCTGGGCATTTATTTCGGTAAGTTTAATGAACCCGTCGTTTGCGGCCGCGGCCGGTTTGTTGATCGTTTTTGGTTTGGTTTCCGTCGTTTGGATGTCGCGCACCTCGCCCGTGGGCGATAAAGTTGCGAGCGGCCCTTCGACGATCTCAAAGCCTGCATCGACGGGCGGATCGCCGCCTGCAGAAAGGGTCATTTCTAACGAACCTGCACCAGCCGCGATCCGGACATCGGCTCCTGTACGTGCGGATCGTTTGATCCCAATGGCTGCGGTAATTACCGAAAGGCGGCCTAATATCGGGAATTCAAGCACAGCCGCGGCAATACTCCCCGGTGAAGAAAGCTACGTGAGAACGATCGCAAGCCTCTCAAAGACGGTCGAAACACAGAAGGATACCGTACTTCGCCCCGGCGAACGTATCGCCTACGAACGCGATATGGCACTAGTTAACGACGCGATCACTAAAATGCGGGCCGAAGTGAGACGCGACCCGAAGAACGATTCGGCCAAGCAAGTGCTATATTCGTCCTATCAGAATAAGATCGACCTGCTCAATTCGGTGTCGCAAAAAGAGGAGTTGCTGGTCAGCTTGAAATAG
- a CDS encoding DUF4097 family beta strand repeat protein has product MKNRIVQSILLALAAAVFYALPAAAQRTEPPEPPAKPSVKNTPRIPLPKAEVWSHDGYTSERTIAVEGNVNISMCITGGDLKINGWNRSEFRVYVKGGTRFNFKVQQTSPKTGLPVWVMLNGAGEKAGDRPTQGDCIRGDEIEMDVPTGASVNIKGQEATTTIDSVRKVGIRMIGGDMDIRNVANGISAFAGQGDITVEGSTGPMMLESTTGNIVVFEAGPSEVGDIFKTKTNSGTISMQGLQYRQVEVNSISGSVAFAGEILNGGTYGFSTSNGSIRLTVPQTSKCFLIASYGFGAFRSDLPVETITENITPGPVKSIKGTINGGGDATLKLTTNNGSISIKKQ; this is encoded by the coding sequence ATGAAAAATCGCATTGTACAATCCATCTTGCTCGCGTTAGCGGCAGCGGTATTTTATGCCTTGCCTGCGGCAGCACAGCGCACAGAGCCGCCCGAACCGCCGGCAAAACCGAGTGTAAAGAACACGCCTCGGATTCCATTGCCAAAGGCCGAAGTATGGTCGCATGATGGCTATACCTCGGAGCGGACGATCGCTGTTGAGGGGAATGTCAATATTTCGATGTGTATCACCGGCGGCGATCTGAAGATCAACGGTTGGAACCGCAGCGAGTTTCGGGTTTATGTAAAAGGCGGAACAAGATTTAACTTCAAGGTACAGCAAACAAGCCCCAAGACCGGTTTGCCGGTCTGGGTGATGTTAAACGGTGCCGGCGAGAAAGCAGGCGATCGCCCCACGCAAGGTGATTGCATACGCGGCGACGAGATCGAAATGGACGTGCCCACAGGGGCGAGTGTAAATATCAAAGGACAGGAAGCGACCACCACGATCGACTCGGTTCGAAAAGTGGGCATCCGAATGATCGGCGGTGACATGGACATTCGCAATGTCGCAAACGGCATCTCAGCATTCGCAGGCCAGGGCGACATCACCGTCGAAGGATCTACCGGCCCAATGATGCTCGAGAGCACAACCGGCAACATCGTTGTATTCGAGGCCGGGCCAAGCGAGGTCGGTGATATTTTTAAGACAAAAACGAACAGTGGAACTATTTCGATGCAGGGGCTCCAGTATCGTCAAGTCGAAGTCAATTCAATTTCGGGATCTGTGGCCTTCGCCGGCGAAATTTTGAATGGCGGAACCTACGGATTTAGTACGTCTAACGGCTCCATTCGATTGACCGTTCCTCAGACGTCGAAGTGCTTTCTTATTGCATCGTACGGTTTCGGTGCCTTCCGTTCCGACTTGCCGGTTGAGACGATCACCGAAAATATCACGCCCGGACCTGTCAAAAGTATCAAGGGAACCATAAATGGCGGCGGCGATGCGACACTGAAACTTACCACTAACAACGGCAGCATCTCGATCAAAAAACAATAG
- a CDS encoding SMC family ATPase: MHISRIELENIKSHAAATFEFTRGTTAITGENGAGKTTLIEAVAWTLFDLLEYKKEDFIKRGEKKGVARVTFESGLDEREYIVYRDTGAGYHVTDPRLNTRIADKKEEVFRFLWQHLGLEPGTDLKSLFRQAIGVPQGTFTAIFLEGATERKVAFDRLLKVEEYRQAAEKLRETTRFLDVSIAGVRENLARAEGELSRAELVDEEFKSYQGQTEKLAGEVENLATEIEHRRVYVANLNEIEKVENALEKLRADQKDLQEKLQSLENAHREIAELKPKAAEQETLEAEITRLREEIAVAKAVENQVMGLDDRVARLRVSYKSNLDQLKEAESKAAGAVDIMTFEKRDGELIEQIAALKAGLERDRKFQSEIQNGLCPILSQKCLNLKPGQTLEDFVSSQFTDLTAQIETAEASRAKVAADLRSARESERFAAALVGLRRREAELKAEGTHLNNERADLEKQIAGLDALEKELSALDAKLRALGDPRSRTRILDNEIARESELRGNVTKIESNLERLVNDRRILFEQIDGHDSESDAAIYDRQRHAAERVALHESEKRHAEVRATFEATKRREEQLAAELKRFAEIRKSMQGEFQEKERLETVAETTAFIRDTLKEAAPRVARNYVYHVSLEANLMYREITGNAERTLKWGEDYAIILEEDGYERPFQSLSGGEQMAAALSVRLALLKQLTDIRIAFFDEPTTNMDAERRENLAMQISRITHFDQLFVISHDDTFDSYVDNVLTLG; this comes from the coding sequence ATGCATATCTCCAGGATCGAGCTTGAGAACATTAAATCTCACGCCGCCGCCACTTTCGAATTCACACGCGGAACGACTGCAATAACCGGAGAGAACGGTGCCGGCAAGACCACGCTGATCGAAGCCGTGGCGTGGACGCTATTCGATCTGCTCGAATACAAAAAGGAAGATTTCATAAAACGCGGCGAGAAAAAAGGCGTGGCACGCGTGACATTTGAAAGCGGTTTGGACGAGCGCGAATACATCGTCTATCGCGACACCGGTGCCGGCTATCACGTCACCGATCCGCGGCTCAATACACGCATCGCCGACAAGAAAGAAGAGGTTTTCCGCTTTCTCTGGCAGCATCTCGGCCTCGAACCGGGCACCGATCTCAAATCGCTGTTCCGCCAAGCAATAGGTGTTCCGCAGGGCACATTCACAGCGATATTTCTCGAAGGTGCGACCGAACGCAAGGTCGCCTTTGACCGTTTGCTCAAGGTCGAAGAATACCGCCAGGCCGCTGAAAAGCTGCGTGAGACAACAAGGTTTCTCGATGTTTCGATCGCCGGCGTCCGCGAAAACCTGGCTCGAGCCGAGGGCGAATTGTCGCGAGCCGAACTCGTTGATGAGGAATTCAAAAGCTATCAGGGCCAGACCGAAAAGCTGGCCGGCGAAGTCGAAAACCTTGCAACTGAGATCGAGCACCGCCGCGTATATGTAGCCAATCTCAACGAGATCGAAAAGGTCGAAAATGCTCTTGAAAAACTAAGGGCCGACCAAAAGGACCTCCAGGAGAAATTGCAGTCGCTCGAAAACGCCCATCGAGAGATCGCCGAACTCAAGCCGAAAGCCGCCGAACAAGAAACTCTCGAAGCTGAGATCACACGGTTGCGCGAAGAGATCGCCGTTGCAAAAGCAGTCGAAAATCAAGTTATGGGGCTCGATGATCGAGTCGCCCGCCTTCGCGTCAGCTACAAATCCAATCTCGACCAGCTCAAAGAAGCCGAATCAAAGGCGGCCGGAGCGGTCGATATCATGACCTTTGAAAAACGAGATGGCGAACTGATCGAGCAGATCGCCGCCCTCAAGGCCGGACTGGAACGCGACCGGAAATTCCAAAGCGAGATCCAAAACGGCCTTTGCCCGATACTTTCGCAAAAATGCCTTAATCTGAAGCCCGGTCAGACGCTCGAAGATTTCGTATCGAGCCAATTCACCGACCTGACAGCCCAGATCGAAACTGCTGAGGCTTCGCGAGCAAAAGTTGCGGCTGATCTTAGATCCGCTCGCGAGTCCGAACGGTTTGCCGCTGCTCTTGTCGGTCTTCGCCGTCGCGAAGCCGAACTAAAAGCCGAGGGAACGCATCTTAACAACGAACGGGCGGATCTGGAAAAGCAGATCGCCGGGCTCGATGCGTTGGAAAAGGAACTGTCAGCTTTAGATGCGAAACTTCGTGCCCTGGGCGATCCGCGATCGCGAACGAGGATTCTTGATAACGAGATCGCACGCGAGAGCGAGCTTCGCGGAAATGTAACAAAGATCGAGAGCAATCTTGAGCGGCTCGTTAACGACCGTCGGATATTATTCGAACAGATCGACGGGCATGATTCCGAGAGCGACGCGGCAATTTATGACCGCCAACGTCACGCCGCCGAACGTGTCGCATTGCACGAATCAGAAAAACGGCATGCCGAAGTGCGGGCTACATTTGAAGCCACCAAACGGCGCGAAGAGCAGCTGGCGGCAGAGCTAAAACGTTTTGCCGAGATCCGCAAGTCGATGCAGGGCGAGTTTCAGGAGAAAGAACGGCTCGAGACGGTCGCCGAGACCACGGCGTTTATCCGCGACACGTTGAAAGAAGCGGCCCCGCGTGTTGCTCGCAATTATGTCTATCACGTTTCGCTTGAGGCGAATCTGATGTATCGCGAGATCACGGGTAATGCCGAACGCACGCTGAAATGGGGCGAGGATTACGCCATAATACTTGAAGAGGACGGTTACGAGCGTCCGTTCCAGAGCCTGTCAGGCGGCGAACAGATGGCCGCAGCACTGTCGGTGAGGCTGGCGTTGCTAAAACAGCTCACGGATATTCGCATCGCGTTTTTCGACGAGCCGACCACAAACATGGACGCCGAACGCCGCGAAAACCTGGCGATGCAGATCAGCCGCATTACGCACTTTGATCAGCTTTTTGTCATCTCGCATGATGATACGTTTGATAGCTATGTGGATAATGTTCTGACACTGGGATAG
- a CDS encoding ribonuclease HI — protein MKQVTIVCDGSSLGNGRGNPRAAAAALLGFKGIWKGVAEFLGAATNQQAEIAAAALGLESLNEACSVTLMSDSRYVVETMGGTWKRKTNHDWWSRLDNASKRHRITWKWVKGHDGHELQEAVDTIARKTAELGRVDRDMIDDVVVSVGTQEI, from the coding sequence ATGAAACAAGTAACAATAGTCTGCGACGGCTCGAGCCTCGGCAATGGCAGGGGAAATCCGAGAGCGGCGGCGGCGGCGTTGCTTGGGTTTAAGGGCATTTGGAAGGGCGTCGCCGAGTTTCTCGGTGCTGCGACAAACCAGCAGGCCGAGATCGCGGCTGCGGCATTGGGGCTGGAGAGTTTGAACGAGGCTTGCTCGGTCACGCTTATGTCGGATTCGCGTTATGTCGTCGAGACGATGGGCGGCACGTGGAAACGAAAGACCAATCACGATTGGTGGAGCCGGCTCGATAATGCATCGAAACGGCATCGAATAACGTGGAAATGGGTCAAGGGCCACGATGGCCACGAGCTGCAGGAAGCCGTCGACACCATCGCCCGAAAGACCGCCGAACTCGGCCGCGTCGACCGCGACATGATCGACGACGTAGTCGTTAGTGTTGGAACACAAGAGATTTGA